The Elusimicrobiota bacterium genome includes a region encoding these proteins:
- a CDS encoding DegT/DnrJ/EryC1/StrS family aminotransferase, with the protein MPLISLKGQQAEIGAETKAAVARVLDSGVFILGPENKSFDVEFAQAVGAKYCLGVDSGTSALELALEAAGVGPGDEVIVPSFTFIATATAVSVLGAKPIFADIDPITLTLDSKSVEGACTPRTKAVVAVHIFGQPCDMDPLLSLARSRNLAVIEDCAQSHLATYKGRPTGSIGDLGAFSFYPTKNLGAAGDAGAVTMNDAKLRDAVNELRNCGRSAAAGYDHVRVGHNCRLDEIQAAILRVKLLRLEAWTAARRRVAAIYDEGLAGLPLKRPPLGSESSKPVFHLYTIRTDRRDALAEDLRRHGIGCGVYYPTPVHLQPAYAALGVKAGALPVTEAASREALSLPMFAELSAADAGRVVETVRRFFK; encoded by the coding sequence ATTCCTCTCATCTCCTTGAAGGGCCAGCAGGCCGAGATCGGCGCCGAAACGAAGGCGGCCGTCGCGCGCGTGCTCGATTCGGGAGTCTTCATCCTGGGTCCTGAAAACAAATCTTTTGACGTCGAGTTCGCGCAGGCCGTCGGCGCGAAATACTGCCTCGGCGTCGATTCCGGCACCTCCGCGCTGGAGCTGGCGCTGGAAGCCGCGGGCGTCGGCCCGGGCGACGAGGTGATCGTGCCGTCGTTCACCTTTATCGCAACGGCGACCGCGGTCTCCGTATTGGGTGCTAAGCCGATCTTCGCGGATATTGATCCGATCACTTTGACGTTGGATTCGAAGTCGGTGGAAGGCGCTTGTACACCGAGAACCAAAGCCGTTGTCGCCGTTCATATCTTCGGCCAGCCTTGTGACATGGATCCGTTGCTGTCGTTGGCTCGTTCACGAAACCTCGCCGTCATCGAAGATTGCGCTCAATCGCATCTCGCGACCTACAAGGGCCGCCCGACCGGCTCCATCGGAGACCTCGGCGCCTTCAGCTTCTACCCGACGAAGAACCTCGGCGCGGCCGGCGACGCCGGGGCCGTCACGATGAACGACGCGAAGCTGCGCGACGCCGTCAACGAATTGAGGAACTGCGGCCGCTCGGCCGCGGCAGGCTACGATCACGTGCGCGTCGGGCACAACTGCCGCCTCGACGAGATACAGGCGGCCATCTTGCGCGTGAAGCTGCTCCGCCTCGAGGCTTGGACGGCGGCGCGGCGACGAGTCGCCGCGATCTACGACGAGGGACTCGCGGGACTTCCCCTCAAGAGACCCCCTCTGGGGTCCGAATCGAGCAAACCGGTGTTTCACCTCTACACCATCCGCACCGACCGGCGCGACGCGCTGGCCGAGGACCTGCGCCGGCACGGCATCGGCTGCGGCGTCTACTACCCGACGCCGGTCCATCTCCAGCCCGCCTACGCCGCGCTCGGCGTGAAGGCGGGGGCCCTGCCCGTCACGGAAGCCGCCTCGCGCGAGGCCCTGTCGTTGCCCATGTTCGCGGAGCTGTCCGCCGCGGACGCCGGGCGCGTCGTCGAAACGGTCCGCCGCTTCTTCAAATAG
- a CDS encoding glycosyltransferase produces MARILFVSTSTTVGGAEKTLYTLATLLDPKRHHAVGVVSVKPEGPYAQKLKQQGLHVETLGLTGTPRPADAARLAEVITRLRPDVVHAVMFKAIQLCRLAKPKVPFAFKLVSSPRVHYRTRSVWTLLLDRALKGRDDLLIAECDASRDYLVRSLGYAPAKVLTIRNGVDLAGWPVSKVDRQKRRMELRLGSADVLVGAVGRLDKQKGFSFLIEAMARLKKTDLRCVILGEGPERPRLEAQIRKHELETRVWLYGERPDIVTWLSAFDIACLPSLWEGLPNSLLEGMALGLPVVASAVDGVPEVVENGKTGVLVPPGSPAALAKALKDLAESPERRAALGAAAHAAVMEKFTVRRMMDEYQDAYTSVASR; encoded by the coding sequence TTGGCCCGCATCCTCTTCGTCAGCACGTCGACGACGGTCGGAGGAGCGGAGAAGACGCTGTACACCTTGGCCACGCTCCTGGACCCGAAGCGCCATCATGCCGTCGGCGTGGTCAGCGTCAAGCCGGAAGGCCCTTACGCTCAGAAGCTGAAGCAGCAGGGCCTGCACGTCGAGACCTTGGGCCTGACGGGCACGCCCCGCCCCGCCGACGCCGCCCGCCTGGCCGAGGTCATCACCCGCCTGCGCCCGGACGTCGTGCACGCCGTCATGTTCAAGGCCATCCAGCTCTGCCGCCTGGCCAAGCCCAAGGTCCCGTTCGCCTTCAAGCTCGTCAGCTCGCCGCGCGTGCACTACCGCACCCGCTCGGTCTGGACCTTGCTGCTCGACCGCGCGCTCAAGGGCCGCGACGACCTGCTCATCGCGGAGTGCGACGCGAGCCGGGATTACCTCGTCCGCAGCCTCGGCTACGCCCCGGCCAAGGTCCTCACCATCCGCAACGGCGTGGACCTCGCCGGCTGGCCCGTCTCCAAGGTCGACCGCCAGAAGCGGCGCATGGAGCTCCGGCTGGGCTCCGCCGACGTCCTCGTCGGCGCCGTCGGCCGCCTCGACAAGCAGAAAGGCTTCTCGTTCCTGATCGAGGCCATGGCGCGGCTCAAGAAGACCGACCTGCGCTGCGTGATCCTCGGCGAAGGGCCCGAGCGCCCCCGCCTCGAGGCCCAGATCCGCAAGCACGAGCTCGAGACGCGCGTCTGGCTGTACGGCGAGCGCCCCGACATCGTCACCTGGCTGTCCGCCTTCGACATCGCCTGCCTGCCGTCCTTGTGGGAGGGCCTGCCGAATTCCCTGCTCGAGGGCATGGCGCTCGGCCTGCCCGTCGTCGCCTCCGCCGTCGACGGCGTCCCTGAGGTCGTCGAGAACGGCAAGACCGGCGTGCTGGTCCCCCCGGGCTCTCCCGCCGCCCTGGCCAAGGCGCTGAAGGACCTGGCCGAGAGCCCCGAACGCCGCGCCGCCCTCGGCGCGGCCGCGCACGCCGCCGTCATGGAGAAGTTCACCGTCCGCCGCATGATGGACGAGTACCAGGACGCCTACACCTCCGTCGCCTCCCGCTGA
- a CDS encoding DUF3047 domain-containing protein — MNPAALLVLLSTASAVAPNGLPERWEPLEFPKVKAHTAYEWSPSSGAVHARASGSASGLVYRHRGPVASAPVLRWRWKIAGTLPKGDESSKAGDDYAARVYITFKYEPSRVGLAARLKYGAVKALRGEYPPHNAIAYVWANKLAAGESAPSPYTDRVMMVAVRSGDSAAGEWRSEERDVLEDYRRLFGSEPPPYAGIALMTDADDTGGDAEAWYADVTLGGR; from the coding sequence ATGAATCCGGCCGCGCTGCTCGTCCTGCTCTCCACCGCCTCCGCCGTCGCGCCGAACGGCCTGCCGGAGCGCTGGGAGCCCCTGGAATTCCCCAAGGTCAAGGCGCACACGGCCTACGAGTGGAGCCCGTCTTCCGGGGCCGTCCACGCCCGCGCCTCGGGCTCGGCCTCGGGCCTCGTCTACCGGCACCGGGGACCCGTCGCGTCCGCGCCCGTCCTGCGCTGGCGCTGGAAGATCGCCGGCACCCTTCCGAAAGGAGACGAGAGCTCGAAGGCCGGAGACGACTACGCCGCGCGGGTGTACATCACCTTCAAGTACGAGCCCTCCCGCGTCGGCCTCGCCGCGCGCCTCAAGTACGGGGCGGTCAAGGCCCTCCGGGGCGAATACCCCCCGCACAACGCGATCGCGTACGTCTGGGCCAACAAGCTCGCCGCCGGGGAGTCCGCGCCGAGCCCGTACACGGACCGCGTGATGATGGTCGCCGTGCGCTCGGGGGATTCCGCCGCCGGGGAGTGGCGCTCCGAGGAGCGCGACGTGCTCGAGGACTACCGGCGGCTGTTCGGCTCGGAGCCGCCTCCCTACGCCGGGATCGCGCTGATGACCGACGCCGACGACACCGGCGGCGACGCCGAGGCCTGGTACGCGGATGTCACGCTCGGCGGCCGATAG
- a CDS encoding NmrA family NAD(P)-binding protein: MAKKTIAVTGATGHVGKAIVTKLKEAGHEARKVSRTSGVPDDDLVALTNAFTGADAVFLMIPPDFKAPSLRKRSDELGAKLAAAVKAAGVRRVVFLSSLNAHLHAGTGPILGLHDMEERLNALDIPELVHLRPAYFMENLLGGVDYVSRHGRYAAALRPDIAIPMIATPDIGAKAAELLAEEPFLQPRVRELLGPREYTMTEAARILGRAIGKPDLGYAQQSYDEARRSMLDLGLTEGYADAMIELSRHMNEVLIEGTEVRSPLNTTPTTLESFAQEVFRSAYEQAAAVAR, from the coding sequence ATGGCCAAGAAAACGATAGCGGTGACGGGAGCGACCGGGCACGTCGGAAAGGCGATCGTGACGAAGCTCAAGGAGGCCGGTCACGAGGCGCGGAAGGTCTCCCGGACCTCGGGAGTGCCCGACGACGACCTCGTCGCCCTGACGAACGCGTTCACCGGAGCGGACGCGGTCTTCCTCATGATACCGCCCGACTTCAAGGCGCCCAGCCTGCGCAAGCGCAGCGACGAGCTCGGCGCGAAGCTGGCCGCCGCGGTGAAGGCGGCCGGCGTGCGCCGCGTGGTCTTCCTCAGCAGCCTGAACGCCCATCTTCACGCCGGCACGGGGCCCATCCTCGGCCTGCACGACATGGAGGAGAGGCTCAACGCCCTGGACATCCCCGAGCTGGTCCATCTGCGGCCGGCGTATTTCATGGAGAACCTCCTCGGGGGGGTGGACTACGTCTCCCGCCACGGCCGCTACGCCGCGGCGCTGCGTCCCGACATCGCGATCCCGATGATCGCCACTCCGGACATCGGGGCCAAGGCCGCGGAGCTTCTCGCCGAGGAGCCGTTCCTGCAGCCGCGGGTCAGGGAGCTGCTGGGCCCGCGCGAGTACACGATGACGGAAGCGGCCCGCATACTGGGCCGGGCGATCGGCAAGCCGGATCTCGGCTACGCGCAGCAGTCCTACGACGAGGCGCGCCGATCGATGCTCGACCTGGGCCTGACGGAGGGCTACGCCGACGCGATGATCGAGCTGAGCCGCCACATGAACGAGGTCTTGATCGAAGGGACGGAGGTCCGTTCCCCGCTGAACACGACGCCGACGACCCTCGAGAGCTTCGCCCAGGAGGTGTTCCGCTCCGCGTACGAGCAGGCGGCGGCCGTCGCGCGCTGA
- a CDS encoding dienelactone hydrolase family protein has translation MQKPRLVRFGNLDAIEVPSSDPNALAVICLHGYGADMRDLAPLAQELETKRPIAWFFPDAPEVLDWGGRAWFPIDVAAFEEAQRTGTARDLSLREPPGLEWAREELQRFIAGLAIPWERIVLMGFSQGAMLAVDLALRAETAPAGVAILSGTLVDKAKTAELAPAKKGLPFFQSHGSVDPILGFAQARALEKTLVEAGWRGQLRRFEGGHAIPSETLEGLKGWLEKR, from the coding sequence ATGCAGAAGCCGCGGCTCGTCCGTTTCGGGAACCTCGACGCGATCGAGGTCCCCAGTTCCGATCCGAACGCGCTCGCCGTGATCTGCCTTCACGGCTACGGCGCCGACATGCGCGACCTGGCGCCGCTGGCGCAGGAGCTCGAGACGAAGCGGCCGATCGCCTGGTTCTTCCCCGACGCGCCCGAGGTCCTGGACTGGGGCGGCCGGGCGTGGTTTCCCATCGACGTGGCCGCCTTCGAGGAGGCGCAGAGGACCGGGACGGCGCGCGACCTTTCCCTTCGCGAGCCCCCGGGCCTCGAGTGGGCGCGCGAGGAGCTGCAGCGCTTCATCGCCGGGCTCGCGATCCCGTGGGAACGGATCGTGCTGATGGGGTTCTCCCAAGGCGCGATGCTCGCCGTGGACCTCGCCCTGCGGGCCGAGACGGCCCCCGCGGGCGTCGCGATCCTGTCCGGGACTTTGGTGGACAAGGCCAAGACCGCCGAGCTCGCGCCGGCTAAGAAGGGCCTGCCTTTCTTCCAGTCGCACGGGTCCGTCGACCCCATCCTCGGCTTCGCGCAGGCGCGCGCGCTGGAGAAGACGCTCGTCGAGGCGGGCTGGCGGGGCCAACTGCGCCGCTTCGAGGGCGGCCACGCGATCCCGTCTGAGACGCTCGAGGGCCTGAAGGGCTGGCTGGAGAAGAGATGA
- a CDS encoding class I SAM-dependent methyltransferase: MTTGIPDRERVDACALCGSRDLEDLFSQTDFVHRTTEESFLHARCRGCGLMFIRERPTPAAIGRYYPSSYSFYRPGRLESLKDSVKSVLGSAFAPGGSPLLAALLCPVLPIARRLGWLNAIRGYRSPALVPAPGTRLLDVGCGSGTTFHPFGRRYSLRWLSRRGVTAEGVEPDPRACAEARAAGLSVTQGDLLGADLPSGAYDVVRFNHSLEHAHDPASYTARARDLLKPGGLLVISVPNYDGATYERFPRAVEAPRHLFYFNPACLRKHLESLGFDIVSLVTPPTPEVLLYIMRAFAPEQAASLPPGEEVFALLPECQALAARSRGDDLDLVARKR, encoded by the coding sequence GTGACCACTGGGATCCCCGATAGGGAGCGCGTGGATGCTTGCGCTCTTTGCGGCAGCCGCGACCTGGAGGACCTCTTCTCGCAGACGGACTTCGTCCACCGCACGACCGAAGAGTCCTTCCTGCACGCCCGCTGCCGGGGGTGCGGGCTGATGTTCATCCGCGAGCGCCCGACCCCCGCGGCGATCGGACGCTACTACCCTTCCTCTTACAGCTTCTACCGCCCGGGCCGGCTGGAATCCCTCAAGGACTCCGTGAAATCCGTCCTCGGCTCGGCCTTCGCGCCGGGCGGCTCGCCGCTGCTCGCCGCCCTGCTCTGCCCCGTGCTCCCGATCGCCCGCCGCCTCGGCTGGCTCAACGCCATCCGCGGATATCGTTCCCCCGCCCTCGTGCCCGCCCCGGGGACGCGCCTGCTGGACGTCGGGTGCGGCTCCGGGACGACTTTCCATCCGTTCGGACGCCGCTACTCGCTTCGCTGGCTGTCTCGCCGGGGAGTCACGGCGGAGGGCGTCGAGCCCGACCCTCGCGCCTGCGCCGAGGCGCGCGCCGCGGGGCTGAGCGTCACCCAAGGAGACCTCCTCGGCGCGGACCTGCCGTCGGGGGCTTACGACGTCGTGCGCTTCAACCACTCCCTCGAGCACGCTCACGACCCCGCCTCCTACACGGCCCGCGCCCGGGACCTGCTCAAGCCCGGCGGCCTGCTGGTGATCTCGGTGCCCAACTACGACGGCGCGACCTATGAGCGCTTCCCCCGGGCCGTGGAGGCTCCACGCCATCTCTTCTATTTCAACCCCGCCTGTTTGAGGAAGCATCTGGAGTCGCTGGGCTTCGACATCGTCTCGCTCGTCACCCCGCCGACGCCGGAGGTCCTGCTCTACATCATGCGCGCCTTCGCTCCGGAGCAGGCCGCGTCCCTCCCGCCCGGCGAGGAGGTCTTCGCCCTGCTGCCCGAATGCCAGGCCCTCGCCGCCCGTTCCCGGGGCGACGACCTGGATCTCGTCGCGCGCAAACGCTGA
- a CDS encoding sugar transferase, whose translation MALQNRTRKAQAPALRSAPAVGLPPWLRHGLRTAGHLLFDALAVAAAYRVAFWARFEWSWLVSRIPLSGEAVGWDQYQGLLYAAVPIWLLLLRSNRVYSASFMSAADRFIQLVKAAALGTLATLAAAFLYERLAYSRVMLAVVFPIGIVLLSLSQTLALWFDEWLAGLEAARPVLLVGGGSVAAVLKDRILARHPGAEVRETPALAAPAEFDRLLDEKNWYEVIVLRTRDAHERILAAAEACDARGIRFALVPDLLEIRMGEVQMDHHLGIPAYRIKHASLTRANFLAKRVFDVVFSAVLLAATAPLWLVICVLIKLDSPGPILFTQKRYGFKRQVFEAFKFRTMVVDAEQRIDSVKGLNDQKGAFFKSKSDPRVTRVGKWLRRFSLDEFPQFLNALLGDMSVVGPRPLALTTGEVEALERDFGATAKKRMNILPGITGLWQVSGRSDVSSEQRFALDLFYIEHWSLGLDLEIIIKTPAVMLFGKGAY comes from the coding sequence ATGGCCCTACAGAACCGCACGCGCAAAGCGCAAGCCCCGGCGCTCCGCTCCGCCCCGGCCGTGGGCCTGCCCCCCTGGCTCCGCCACGGCCTGCGCACAGCCGGCCATCTCCTCTTCGACGCGCTCGCGGTGGCCGCGGCCTACCGCGTCGCCTTCTGGGCCCGGTTCGAATGGAGCTGGCTCGTGTCGCGCATCCCCCTCTCGGGCGAGGCCGTCGGCTGGGACCAGTACCAGGGCCTGCTCTACGCCGCGGTGCCGATCTGGCTGCTGCTCCTGCGCTCGAACCGGGTCTATTCCGCGTCCTTCATGAGCGCGGCGGACCGCTTCATCCAGCTCGTCAAGGCCGCGGCCCTCGGGACCTTGGCCACCTTGGCGGCCGCGTTCCTCTACGAGCGCCTCGCCTACTCGCGCGTCATGCTGGCCGTCGTCTTCCCCATCGGCATCGTCCTGCTGAGCCTGTCTCAAACCTTGGCCCTATGGTTCGACGAATGGCTGGCCGGCCTCGAGGCCGCGCGGCCCGTCCTCCTCGTCGGCGGCGGCTCGGTGGCGGCCGTGCTCAAGGACCGCATCCTCGCCCGCCACCCCGGAGCCGAGGTCCGGGAGACGCCCGCGCTCGCCGCCCCGGCCGAGTTCGACCGCCTGCTCGACGAGAAGAACTGGTACGAGGTCATCGTCCTGCGCACGCGCGACGCCCACGAGCGCATCCTCGCCGCGGCCGAGGCCTGCGACGCGCGCGGCATCCGCTTCGCCCTCGTGCCCGACCTGCTCGAGATCCGCATGGGCGAGGTCCAGATGGACCACCATCTCGGCATACCCGCCTACCGCATCAAGCACGCCTCGCTGACGCGCGCCAACTTCCTGGCCAAGCGCGTCTTCGACGTCGTCTTCTCCGCCGTCCTCCTCGCCGCCACCGCCCCGCTGTGGCTCGTCATCTGCGTCCTCATCAAGCTCGATTCCCCGGGCCCGATCCTCTTCACGCAGAAGCGCTACGGCTTCAAGCGACAGGTGTTCGAGGCGTTCAAGTTCCGCACCATGGTCGTCGACGCCGAGCAGAGGATCGACTCCGTGAAGGGCCTCAACGACCAGAAAGGCGCCTTCTTCAAGTCGAAGAGCGACCCGCGCGTGACGCGCGTCGGGAAGTGGCTGCGCCGCTTCTCGCTCGACGAGTTCCCGCAGTTCCTCAACGCGCTGCTCGGCGACATGAGCGTCGTCGGCCCGCGCCCGCTCGCCCTGACGACGGGCGAGGTCGAGGCCCTCGAGCGCGACTTCGGCGCCACTGCCAAGAAGCGCATGAACATCCTTCCCGGCATCACGGGTCTTTGGCAAGTCTCGGGCCGTTCCGACGTGTCGAGCGAGCAGCGCTTCGCCCTCGACCTCTTCTACATCGAGCACTGGTCTCTGGGCTTAGACCTCGAGATCATCATCAAAACGCCGGCCGTGATGCTGTTCGGCAAGGGGGCCTATTGA
- a CDS encoding class I SAM-dependent methyltransferase, translating to MSGWAKQFFRAPVFTPGAPEALAAAPMEAAAAWRALGLKPGARLLDLACGTGRHAVLLARRGVFVVGVDKTEAYLKEARGSARGMKNCLFARGDMRRLPFKGEFDAAMNLWTSFGYFAKPSDDLKALKGVARALKPGGLFLIDLIDFAWVKKHGQRRRWDRRADGAYLLQDAVWVEGRDPRIVNAWIILRPGKPELRSRFVVRGYDKPRLYAALRRAGLEPVNSWSGLGALGRLKSSGRLVVLARKPTR from the coding sequence ATGAGCGGCTGGGCGAAGCAGTTCTTCCGCGCCCCCGTCTTCACGCCCGGCGCCCCCGAGGCGCTGGCGGCCGCGCCGATGGAGGCCGCGGCCGCCTGGCGCGCGCTCGGGCTCAAGCCGGGCGCACGCCTGCTCGACCTCGCCTGCGGCACGGGAAGGCACGCGGTCCTGCTCGCGCGGCGCGGCGTCTTCGTCGTCGGCGTGGACAAGACCGAGGCCTATCTCAAGGAAGCCCGCGGCAGCGCCCGCGGGATGAAGAACTGCCTGTTCGCGCGCGGCGACATGCGCCGCCTGCCCTTCAAGGGGGAGTTCGACGCGGCGATGAACCTCTGGACGAGCTTCGGCTATTTCGCCAAGCCCTCGGACGACCTCAAGGCGCTCAAGGGCGTGGCGCGCGCGCTCAAGCCCGGCGGCCTGTTCCTCATCGACCTCATCGACTTCGCCTGGGTGAAGAAGCACGGCCAGCGCCGCCGCTGGGACCGGCGCGCCGACGGCGCCTATCTCCTGCAGGACGCGGTGTGGGTCGAGGGCCGCGACCCGAGGATCGTCAACGCCTGGATCATCCTGCGCCCGGGCAAGCCCGAGCTGCGCTCGCGCTTCGTCGTCCGCGGCTACGACAAGCCCCGCCTGTACGCGGCCCTGCGCCGCGCGGGCCTCGAGCCGGTCAATTCCTGGAGCGGCCTCGGCGCGCTCGGCCGCCTCAAGTCGAGCGGACGCCTCGTCGTCCTCGCGCGCAAGCCGACCCGCTAG